A single window of Candidatus Hydrogenedentota bacterium DNA harbors:
- a CDS encoding alpha/beta hydrolase yields the protein MCGRVVLIAVSLGMCRAALCQQTPQPIDVSFTATEDGTEQRYVVVLPTDFKADAPHDVLIALHGHGSDRWQFVNDTRDE from the coding sequence ATGTGCGGGCGTGTCGTACTGATCGCAGTGAGTCTGGGAATGTGCAGGGCTGCCCTCTGCCAGCAGACTCCGCAGCCCATTGATGTCTCTTTCACGGCCACGGAAGACGGCACAGAGCAACGGTATGTCGTTGTATTGCCAACGGATTTCAAGGCGGATGCTCCACACGATGTTCTGATTGCGTTGCACGGGCATGGCTCTGATCGCTGGCAGTTTGTGAATGATACACGGGACGAGTG